From Corvus moneduloides isolate bCorMon1 chromosome 2, bCorMon1.pri, whole genome shotgun sequence, one genomic window encodes:
- the RIOX2 gene encoding ribosomal oxygenase 2 isoform X1: MIRELGHLCYEDGLRKMPRKGGKHADMVKGTQAQCKRPKLDTAGSPSVLRFESPDSLFRSLISPMEEEVFFREYWEQKPLLIQRNDALVAAYYQCLFQLSDLMELCSQGLYYGRDVNVCRCVNGKKKVLNKEGRVNYMQLKKDFDQKKATIQFHQPQRFKDELWKIQEKLECYFGSLVGSNVYITPQGSQGLPPHYDDVEVFILQLEGEKHWQLYKPTVPLAREYNVESEDRIGNPTHEFILKPGDLLYFPRGTIHQADTPHGISHSTHVTISTYQNNSWGDFLLDAIPGLVFDTAKEDVALRMSIPRQLLMQVNTADSTKKLSSLLRRLADHLESSGELRSSDMKKDFIMHRLPPCLGCDSDPLTPGGKLPKIDSKIKLQFRDHAIITVEPDQENADEIRREMVYVYHSLKNRRETHMMGTEDDTASEDGLAQQTHGLRFPLSHLDALKQIWSSSTVNVKELNLTSDEEKENLALSLWTECLIEVL, translated from the exons atgatcaggGAGCTGGGGCACCTCTGCTATGAAGACGGGCTGAG GAAGATGcccaggaaaggagggaagCATGCTGACATGGTGAAGGGAACACAGGCACAGTGTAAACGGCCCAAGTTGGACACAGCTGGTTCTCCATCAGTCCTGCGTTTTGAGAGCCCAGACAGCCTCTTCAGGAGCCTGATCTCTCCCATGGAAGAAGAGGTGTTTTTCAGGGAGTACTGGGAGCAAAAGCCACTGCTCATTCAGAGGAATGATGCCCTGGTGGCTGCTTACTACCAGTGCCTGTTCCAGCTGTCAGACCTGAtggagctgtgcagccagggCCTGTACTACGGGCGAGATGTAAATGTCTGCAGGTGTGTGAACGGGAAAAAGAaggttttaaataaagaagGTAGAGTGAATTACATGCAGCTGAAGAAGGATTTTGACCAGAAAAAGGCAACAATACAGTTTCATCAGCCTCAGAGATTTAAG GATGAACTGTGGAAGATTCAGGAGAAGCTGGAGTGCTACTTTGGGTCTCTGGTGGGCTCCAATGTTTACATCACTCCCCAGGGGTCTCAGGGCCTTCCCCCTCACTACGATGATGTTGAG GTGTTCATCCTTCAGCTGGAAGGAGAGAAGCACTGGCAACTCTACAAACCAACGGTGCCTTTGGCTCGGGAATATAATGTTGAGTCAGAAGATAGGATTGGGAATCCCACACATGAGTTCATATTAAAG cCGGGTGACTTACTGTACTTCCCAAGAGGGACAATTCACCAGGCTGACACTCCTCATGGGATCTCCCATTCAACACATGTGACCATCAGCACCTACCAAAACAA CTCTTGGGGAGATTTCTTACTGGATGCAATTCCTGGCCTTGTGTTTGATACAGCAAAAGAGGATGTGGCGCTGCGGATGAGCATTCCAAGGCAACTGCTCATG CAGGTGAACACAGCTGACTCCACCAAAAAGCTGAGCAGCCTTTTGAGAAGGCTTGCAGACCATCTGGAGAGCTCCGGGGAACTGAGATCATCCGACATGAAGAAGGATTTCATTATGCACCGGTTGCCTCCGTGCTTGGGATGCGACTCTGATCCTTTGACTCCAG gtGGGAAATTGCCAAAAATAGATAGCAAAATCAAACTGCAGTTTAGAGACCATGCTATCATCACTGTGGAACCAGATCAGGAGAATGCT GATGAAATTCGCAGGGAGATGGTTTATGTGTATCATTCCTTAAAGAACAGGAGAGAAACTCACATGATGGGGACCGAGGATGACACTGCCAGTGAGGACGGCCTGGCACAG CAGACGCATGGGCTGCGGTTCCCTTTGTCACACTTGGATGCACTGAAGCAgatctggagcagcagcactgttaATGTTAAAGAGCTTAACCTTACCTcagatgaagagaaagaaaaccttgCCTTGTCACTATGGACTGAATGTCTGATTGAAGTTCTCTGA
- the RIOX2 gene encoding ribosomal oxygenase 2 isoform X4: protein MPRKGGKHADMVKGTQAQCKRPKLDTAGSPSVLRFESPDSLFRSLISPMEEEVFFREYWEQKPLLIQRNDALVAAYYQCLFQLSDLMELCSQGLYYGRDVNVCRCVNGKKKVLNKEGRVNYMQLKKDFDQKKATIQFHQPQRFKDELWKIQEKLECYFGSLVGSNVYITPQGSQGLPPHYDDVEVFILQLEGEKHWQLYKPTVPLAREYNVESEDRIGNPTHEFILKPGDLLYFPRGTIHQADTPHGISHSTHVTISTYQNNSWGDFLLDAIPGLVFDTAKEDVALRMSIPRQLLMQVNTADSTKKLSSLLRRLADHLESSGELRSSDMKKDFIMHRLPPCLGCDSDPLTPGGKLPKIDSKIKLQFRDHAIITVEPDQENADEIRREMVYVYHSLKNRRETHMMGTEDDTASEDGLAQQTHGLRFPLSHLDALKQIWSSSTVNVKELNLTSDEEKENLALSLWTECLIEVL, encoded by the exons ATGcccaggaaaggagggaagCATGCTGACATGGTGAAGGGAACACAGGCACAGTGTAAACGGCCCAAGTTGGACACAGCTGGTTCTCCATCAGTCCTGCGTTTTGAGAGCCCAGACAGCCTCTTCAGGAGCCTGATCTCTCCCATGGAAGAAGAGGTGTTTTTCAGGGAGTACTGGGAGCAAAAGCCACTGCTCATTCAGAGGAATGATGCCCTGGTGGCTGCTTACTACCAGTGCCTGTTCCAGCTGTCAGACCTGAtggagctgtgcagccagggCCTGTACTACGGGCGAGATGTAAATGTCTGCAGGTGTGTGAACGGGAAAAAGAaggttttaaataaagaagGTAGAGTGAATTACATGCAGCTGAAGAAGGATTTTGACCAGAAAAAGGCAACAATACAGTTTCATCAGCCTCAGAGATTTAAG GATGAACTGTGGAAGATTCAGGAGAAGCTGGAGTGCTACTTTGGGTCTCTGGTGGGCTCCAATGTTTACATCACTCCCCAGGGGTCTCAGGGCCTTCCCCCTCACTACGATGATGTTGAG GTGTTCATCCTTCAGCTGGAAGGAGAGAAGCACTGGCAACTCTACAAACCAACGGTGCCTTTGGCTCGGGAATATAATGTTGAGTCAGAAGATAGGATTGGGAATCCCACACATGAGTTCATATTAAAG cCGGGTGACTTACTGTACTTCCCAAGAGGGACAATTCACCAGGCTGACACTCCTCATGGGATCTCCCATTCAACACATGTGACCATCAGCACCTACCAAAACAA CTCTTGGGGAGATTTCTTACTGGATGCAATTCCTGGCCTTGTGTTTGATACAGCAAAAGAGGATGTGGCGCTGCGGATGAGCATTCCAAGGCAACTGCTCATG CAGGTGAACACAGCTGACTCCACCAAAAAGCTGAGCAGCCTTTTGAGAAGGCTTGCAGACCATCTGGAGAGCTCCGGGGAACTGAGATCATCCGACATGAAGAAGGATTTCATTATGCACCGGTTGCCTCCGTGCTTGGGATGCGACTCTGATCCTTTGACTCCAG gtGGGAAATTGCCAAAAATAGATAGCAAAATCAAACTGCAGTTTAGAGACCATGCTATCATCACTGTGGAACCAGATCAGGAGAATGCT GATGAAATTCGCAGGGAGATGGTTTATGTGTATCATTCCTTAAAGAACAGGAGAGAAACTCACATGATGGGGACCGAGGATGACACTGCCAGTGAGGACGGCCTGGCACAG CAGACGCATGGGCTGCGGTTCCCTTTGTCACACTTGGATGCACTGAAGCAgatctggagcagcagcactgttaATGTTAAAGAGCTTAACCTTACCTcagatgaagagaaagaaaaccttgCCTTGTCACTATGGACTGAATGTCTGATTGAAGTTCTCTGA
- the RIOX2 gene encoding ribosomal oxygenase 2 isoform X3: MIRELGHLCYEDGLRKMPRKGGKHADMVKGTQAQCKRPKLDTAGSPSVLRFESPDSLFRSLISPMEEEVFFREYWEQKPLLIQRNDALVAAYYQCLFQLSDLMELCSQGLYYGRDVNVCRCVNGKKKVLNKEGRVNYMQLKKDFDQKKATIQFHQPQRFKDELWKIQEKLECYFGSLVGSNVYITPQGSQGLPPHYDDVEVFILQLEGEKHWQLYKPTVPLAREYNVESEDRIGNPTHEFILKPGDLLYFPRGTIHQADTPHGISHSTHVTISTYQNNSWGDFLLDAIPGLVFDTAKEDVALRMSIPRQLLMVNTADSTKKLSSLLRRLADHLESSGELRSSDMKKDFIMHRLPPCLGCDSDPLTPGGKLPKIDSKIKLQFRDHAIITVEPDQENADEIRREMVYVYHSLKNRRETHMMGTEDDTASEDGLAQQTHGLRFPLSHLDALKQIWSSSTVNVKELNLTSDEEKENLALSLWTECLIEVL, translated from the exons atgatcaggGAGCTGGGGCACCTCTGCTATGAAGACGGGCTGAG GAAGATGcccaggaaaggagggaagCATGCTGACATGGTGAAGGGAACACAGGCACAGTGTAAACGGCCCAAGTTGGACACAGCTGGTTCTCCATCAGTCCTGCGTTTTGAGAGCCCAGACAGCCTCTTCAGGAGCCTGATCTCTCCCATGGAAGAAGAGGTGTTTTTCAGGGAGTACTGGGAGCAAAAGCCACTGCTCATTCAGAGGAATGATGCCCTGGTGGCTGCTTACTACCAGTGCCTGTTCCAGCTGTCAGACCTGAtggagctgtgcagccagggCCTGTACTACGGGCGAGATGTAAATGTCTGCAGGTGTGTGAACGGGAAAAAGAaggttttaaataaagaagGTAGAGTGAATTACATGCAGCTGAAGAAGGATTTTGACCAGAAAAAGGCAACAATACAGTTTCATCAGCCTCAGAGATTTAAG GATGAACTGTGGAAGATTCAGGAGAAGCTGGAGTGCTACTTTGGGTCTCTGGTGGGCTCCAATGTTTACATCACTCCCCAGGGGTCTCAGGGCCTTCCCCCTCACTACGATGATGTTGAG GTGTTCATCCTTCAGCTGGAAGGAGAGAAGCACTGGCAACTCTACAAACCAACGGTGCCTTTGGCTCGGGAATATAATGTTGAGTCAGAAGATAGGATTGGGAATCCCACACATGAGTTCATATTAAAG cCGGGTGACTTACTGTACTTCCCAAGAGGGACAATTCACCAGGCTGACACTCCTCATGGGATCTCCCATTCAACACATGTGACCATCAGCACCTACCAAAACAA CTCTTGGGGAGATTTCTTACTGGATGCAATTCCTGGCCTTGTGTTTGATACAGCAAAAGAGGATGTGGCGCTGCGGATGAGCATTCCAAGGCAACTGCTCATG GTGAACACAGCTGACTCCACCAAAAAGCTGAGCAGCCTTTTGAGAAGGCTTGCAGACCATCTGGAGAGCTCCGGGGAACTGAGATCATCCGACATGAAGAAGGATTTCATTATGCACCGGTTGCCTCCGTGCTTGGGATGCGACTCTGATCCTTTGACTCCAG gtGGGAAATTGCCAAAAATAGATAGCAAAATCAAACTGCAGTTTAGAGACCATGCTATCATCACTGTGGAACCAGATCAGGAGAATGCT GATGAAATTCGCAGGGAGATGGTTTATGTGTATCATTCCTTAAAGAACAGGAGAGAAACTCACATGATGGGGACCGAGGATGACACTGCCAGTGAGGACGGCCTGGCACAG CAGACGCATGGGCTGCGGTTCCCTTTGTCACACTTGGATGCACTGAAGCAgatctggagcagcagcactgttaATGTTAAAGAGCTTAACCTTACCTcagatgaagagaaagaaaaccttgCCTTGTCACTATGGACTGAATGTCTGATTGAAGTTCTCTGA
- the RIOX2 gene encoding ribosomal oxygenase 2 isoform X2, producing MIRELGHLCYEDGLRKMPRKGGKHADMVKGTQAQCKRPKLDTAGSPSVLRFESPDSLFRSLISPMEEEVFFREYWEQKPLLIQRNDALVAAYYQCLFQLSDLMELCSQGLYYGRDVNVCRCVNGKKKVLNKEGRVNYMQLKKDFDQKKATIQFHQPQRFKDELWKIQEKLECYFGSLVGSNVYITPQGSQGLPPHYDDVEVFILQLEGEKHWQLYKPTVPLAREYNVESEDRIGNPTHEFILKPGDLLYFPRGTIHQADTPHGISHSTHVTISTYQNNSWGDFLLDAIPGLVFDTAKEDVALRMSIPRQLLMQVNTADSTKKLSSLLRRLADHLESSGELRSSDMKKDFIMHRLPPCLGCDSDPLTPGGKLPKIDSKIKLQFRDHAIITVEPDQENADEIRREMVYVYHSLKNRRETHMMGTEDDTASEDGLAQTHGLRFPLSHLDALKQIWSSSTVNVKELNLTSDEEKENLALSLWTECLIEVL from the exons atgatcaggGAGCTGGGGCACCTCTGCTATGAAGACGGGCTGAG GAAGATGcccaggaaaggagggaagCATGCTGACATGGTGAAGGGAACACAGGCACAGTGTAAACGGCCCAAGTTGGACACAGCTGGTTCTCCATCAGTCCTGCGTTTTGAGAGCCCAGACAGCCTCTTCAGGAGCCTGATCTCTCCCATGGAAGAAGAGGTGTTTTTCAGGGAGTACTGGGAGCAAAAGCCACTGCTCATTCAGAGGAATGATGCCCTGGTGGCTGCTTACTACCAGTGCCTGTTCCAGCTGTCAGACCTGAtggagctgtgcagccagggCCTGTACTACGGGCGAGATGTAAATGTCTGCAGGTGTGTGAACGGGAAAAAGAaggttttaaataaagaagGTAGAGTGAATTACATGCAGCTGAAGAAGGATTTTGACCAGAAAAAGGCAACAATACAGTTTCATCAGCCTCAGAGATTTAAG GATGAACTGTGGAAGATTCAGGAGAAGCTGGAGTGCTACTTTGGGTCTCTGGTGGGCTCCAATGTTTACATCACTCCCCAGGGGTCTCAGGGCCTTCCCCCTCACTACGATGATGTTGAG GTGTTCATCCTTCAGCTGGAAGGAGAGAAGCACTGGCAACTCTACAAACCAACGGTGCCTTTGGCTCGGGAATATAATGTTGAGTCAGAAGATAGGATTGGGAATCCCACACATGAGTTCATATTAAAG cCGGGTGACTTACTGTACTTCCCAAGAGGGACAATTCACCAGGCTGACACTCCTCATGGGATCTCCCATTCAACACATGTGACCATCAGCACCTACCAAAACAA CTCTTGGGGAGATTTCTTACTGGATGCAATTCCTGGCCTTGTGTTTGATACAGCAAAAGAGGATGTGGCGCTGCGGATGAGCATTCCAAGGCAACTGCTCATG CAGGTGAACACAGCTGACTCCACCAAAAAGCTGAGCAGCCTTTTGAGAAGGCTTGCAGACCATCTGGAGAGCTCCGGGGAACTGAGATCATCCGACATGAAGAAGGATTTCATTATGCACCGGTTGCCTCCGTGCTTGGGATGCGACTCTGATCCTTTGACTCCAG gtGGGAAATTGCCAAAAATAGATAGCAAAATCAAACTGCAGTTTAGAGACCATGCTATCATCACTGTGGAACCAGATCAGGAGAATGCT GATGAAATTCGCAGGGAGATGGTTTATGTGTATCATTCCTTAAAGAACAGGAGAGAAACTCACATGATGGGGACCGAGGATGACACTGCCAGTGAGGACGGCCTGGCACAG ACGCATGGGCTGCGGTTCCCTTTGTCACACTTGGATGCACTGAAGCAgatctggagcagcagcactgttaATGTTAAAGAGCTTAACCTTACCTcagatgaagagaaagaaaaccttgCCTTGTCACTATGGACTGAATGTCTGATTGAAGTTCTCTGA
- the RIOX2 gene encoding ribosomal oxygenase 2 isoform X5: MIRELGHLCYEDGLRKMPRKGGKHADMVKGTQAQCKRPKLDTAGSPSVLRFESPDSLFRSLISPMEEEVFFREYWEQKPLLIQRNDALVAAYYQCLFQLSDLMELCSQGLYYGRDVNVCRCVNGKKKVLNKEGRVNYMQLKKDFDQKKATIQFHQPQRFKDELWKIQEKLECYFGSLVGSNVYITPQGSQGLPPHYDDVEVFILQLEGEKHWQLYKPTVPLAREYNVESEDRIGNPTHEFILKPGDLLYFPRGTIHQADTPHGISHSTHVTISTYQNNSWGDFLLDAIPGLVFDTAKEDVALRMSIPRQLLMQVNTADSTKKLSSLLRRLADHLESSGELRSSDMKKDFIMHRLPPCLGCDSDPLTPGGKLPKIDSKIKLQFRDHAIITVEPDQENADEIRREMVYVYHSLKNRRETHMMGTEDDTASEDGLAQPQEEAACHKHPYLIQCARAWKSNFSVK; encoded by the exons atgatcaggGAGCTGGGGCACCTCTGCTATGAAGACGGGCTGAG GAAGATGcccaggaaaggagggaagCATGCTGACATGGTGAAGGGAACACAGGCACAGTGTAAACGGCCCAAGTTGGACACAGCTGGTTCTCCATCAGTCCTGCGTTTTGAGAGCCCAGACAGCCTCTTCAGGAGCCTGATCTCTCCCATGGAAGAAGAGGTGTTTTTCAGGGAGTACTGGGAGCAAAAGCCACTGCTCATTCAGAGGAATGATGCCCTGGTGGCTGCTTACTACCAGTGCCTGTTCCAGCTGTCAGACCTGAtggagctgtgcagccagggCCTGTACTACGGGCGAGATGTAAATGTCTGCAGGTGTGTGAACGGGAAAAAGAaggttttaaataaagaagGTAGAGTGAATTACATGCAGCTGAAGAAGGATTTTGACCAGAAAAAGGCAACAATACAGTTTCATCAGCCTCAGAGATTTAAG GATGAACTGTGGAAGATTCAGGAGAAGCTGGAGTGCTACTTTGGGTCTCTGGTGGGCTCCAATGTTTACATCACTCCCCAGGGGTCTCAGGGCCTTCCCCCTCACTACGATGATGTTGAG GTGTTCATCCTTCAGCTGGAAGGAGAGAAGCACTGGCAACTCTACAAACCAACGGTGCCTTTGGCTCGGGAATATAATGTTGAGTCAGAAGATAGGATTGGGAATCCCACACATGAGTTCATATTAAAG cCGGGTGACTTACTGTACTTCCCAAGAGGGACAATTCACCAGGCTGACACTCCTCATGGGATCTCCCATTCAACACATGTGACCATCAGCACCTACCAAAACAA CTCTTGGGGAGATTTCTTACTGGATGCAATTCCTGGCCTTGTGTTTGATACAGCAAAAGAGGATGTGGCGCTGCGGATGAGCATTCCAAGGCAACTGCTCATG CAGGTGAACACAGCTGACTCCACCAAAAAGCTGAGCAGCCTTTTGAGAAGGCTTGCAGACCATCTGGAGAGCTCCGGGGAACTGAGATCATCCGACATGAAGAAGGATTTCATTATGCACCGGTTGCCTCCGTGCTTGGGATGCGACTCTGATCCTTTGACTCCAG gtGGGAAATTGCCAAAAATAGATAGCAAAATCAAACTGCAGTTTAGAGACCATGCTATCATCACTGTGGAACCAGATCAGGAGAATGCT GATGAAATTCGCAGGGAGATGGTTTATGTGTATCATTCCTTAAAGAACAGGAGAGAAACTCACATGATGGGGACCGAGGATGACACTGCCAGTGAGGACGGCCTGGCACAG CcacaggaggaagcagcatGCCATAAACATCCCTACCTCATACAGTGTGCTAGAGCATGGAAGAGTAACTTCTCAGTAAAATAG